In one window of Nerophis ophidion isolate RoL-2023_Sa linkage group LG05, RoL_Noph_v1.0, whole genome shotgun sequence DNA:
- the mid1ip1l gene encoding LOW QUALITY PROTEIN: mid1-interacting protein 1-like (The sequence of the model RefSeq protein was modified relative to this genomic sequence to represent the inferred CDS: deleted 1 base in 1 codon): MMQISSDPASNKHSLINVMHRFIAAANNMDETIMVPSLLRDMPLEEQAADRVEPNNNNNTSSSSSEEEEEEERAARSPQQRDMYEHYLLLKSIKNDMEWGLLKWEMSSGASFLEMAVKQEEQQPVTREPPTLADNTDLEHQFHFHLRGLFGVLSKLTVQADHLTNRYKREIGGGNFMR, translated from the exons ATGATGCAGATCAGCAGCGACCCGGCCAGCAACAAGCACTCCCTCATCAACGTCATGCACCGCTTCATCGCGGCTGCCAACAACATGGACGAGACCATCATGGTGCCCAGCCTGCTGCGAGACATGCCCCTGGAGGAGCAGGCGGCGGACCGGGTGGagcccaacaacaacaacaacaccagcagcagcagcagcgaggaggaggaggaggaggag cgtgcAGCCCGCAGCCCGCAGCAGAGGGACATGTACGAGCACTACCTCCTGCTCAAGTCCATCAAGAACGACATGGAGTGGGGTCTACTCAAGTGGGAGATGAGCAGCGGCGCCAGCTTCCTGGAGATGGCCGTCAAGCAGGAGGAGCAGCAGCCCGTCACCAGGGAGCCGCCCACCCTGGCCGACAACACCGACCTGGAGCACCAGTTCCACTTCCACCTGCGAGGACTCTTCGGGGTGCTGTCCAAGCTCACCGTGCAGGCGGACCACCTCACCAACAGATACAAGCGAGAGATTGGAGGTGGAAACTTCATGAGGTAA